The DNA sequence GGCACCAGCAATGTTGATGCCTGTTGAGCCGCCGACGCAGATGCCTTCCCGCTCGATCAGGTCGAAGACATAGGGAACGGCCTCCGAATCGGGAATCTGGTAGGAGAAATCAGGCGTGAAGCCTTCCAGATTTGCAGTGATGCGGCCCTGGCCGATGCCCTCGGTGATCGAGCTGCCCTCTGCCTTCAGTTCGCCGCTGGTGTAGTAGCTGTAAAGCGCGGCGCCCTGCGGATCAGCAAGGCCGATCTTGATCGCGGGGTTCTTCGCCTTCAGCCCCTGTGCGACGCCGGCAAGCGTGCCGCCGGAGCCGACGGCGCAGATGAAGCCATCGACCTTGCCGTCCGTGTCGCGCCAAATCTCCGGCGCCGTGGTTTCCACATGCGCGTCGCGGTTTGCGACATTGTCGAACTGGTTGGCCCAGATGGCGCCGTTCGGCTCGGTCTTCGCCAGTTGTTCGGCGAGCCGGCCGGAGATTTTCACGTAGTTGTTGGGATTCTTGTAGGGAACGGCCGGCACTTCGACGAGTTCGGCACCGAGCAGACGCAGGGCGTCCTTCTTCTCCTGACTCTGTGTTTCCGGAATGACAATGACGGTGCGATAGCCAAGCGCCTGGCCGACGAGCGCCAGCCCGATGCCGGTGTTGCCGGCCGTACCCTCGACGATAACGCCGCCGGGGCGCAACTGCCCGCTCCGTTCCGCGTGACGGATGATGGAGATTGCGGCGCGGTCCTTCACCGATTGCCCCGGATTGAGGAACTCGGCCTTGCCGAGAATGTCGCAGCCCGTGGCCTCCGACACGGCCTTCAGCCGAATCAAGGGTGTGTTGCCGATCGCTTCGAGGACGGACGGTAGGATGGCCATTTTCAGAACCTCGTGTTTGAGGACAGGCGCCGGGGCAGGGCGACACGTACCAGGGAAATACGAACGGCGGCTGACGAAAAACGACAACGATCCCGGACCGCCGAAATGTTGGCGTGTTTTCGGCTCAGCCTGCACTTCAGGCAAGAAATAGCGTTTCGCCGCCGCTCTGTCCCGAACAAAAATCGTCTCCAAGGCATGTGGGGCTCAGTGGCAAGGAGCGTTGCCGCGATGAAGGGCCGGGCAAGTCTTTTTTCGCCCATAAGGAGATGCGTGCGTGTTTCCCGGCGCGTGCCGAGGAGTGAGTGATGAGTATTCAGTCTGTGAAATCCGAACAGAAACTGGCCTGGGTTACCGGCGCGAGCGCGGGTATCGGGCGCGCGCTGGCACTCAAGTTGGTGCGTGAAGGCTATTCGGTGGTCGTCACCGCCAGAAGTCACGAGAAGCTGGTGGACCTGCAGCACGAGGCTGCGGGTGAGGGACGGATCACGGTTCTCGACGGAGACGTCACTGACCCCAAGGACATGGAGCGCGTGTTGGCTGCGATCGAATACGATCATGGCCACTTGTCATTGGTGATCCTCAATGCCGGAGTGGCCGTCCCCGTACGAGGAGACGATCTCCACCGTGAAGCCTTCGAGAAGAGTTTCGCGGTCAATCTCAACGGGGTCGTCAACTGTCTGCTGCCGGCCGTCGCGCATATGAAGGCGCAGGGCTTCGGCCACATCGCCATCGTGTCTTCCGTCGCCGGTTATGGTGGCTTGCCCACCAGCGCGGCCTACGGCGCCTCCAAGGCAGCGCTGATCAATATGGCCGAAAGCCTGAAATTTGATCTCGATCGGATCGGCATCCGCCTGCAGATCATCTGCCCCGGCTTTGTCGATACGCCCGGCACTGCGCGAATCCGCTTTCCGCGCCCGGCTCTTGTCAGTTCCGAGCAGGCGGCTGATCGCATCGTTGCAGGTTTGAAGTCCAGGCGTTTCGAAATCACCTTCCCGCGGTATTTTACCTATGCGGTGAAGCTGATGCGCCTGCTGCCCTACAGTCTCTATTTCGCTCTCGTCAGGCGGCTGACGGGTGTTGTTGCCGAGGCAAGAGAAGCAAAGAAGCACGCCGGCTCCAGCGAGCGGCGGCGTCAGGCGGTATGAAGCACGAGCACGGCGCCGAAGATGAGGCCAAGCCCAAGCCAGCCGACCGGCTTCAGCTTCTGTCCGAAGAGCAGGCGCCCACAGATCGCCGTTCCGAAGATTCCGGTCGCGCCAAGCACGGCATAGGCGATCGCGAGCTCCATGCCCTTGATCGCCTCGGCAAGCAGCGCAAAGGCCGCAAGCACCAGCAGGATGGAGAGAGCGCCCCAGCCGCGGCGGGCAAACCCTTCGGATTTCGTCGAGGCGAGGTTGGCGGCGACATCGAGAATGCCCGCCATTACGGCAAGCGCGAAGTAGATGCTAGGCGCGCTCATTGGCTGCTCCTTCCGCCGTGGCCTCGTCTTCGTCGTGACGCTCGCCGGCATTGACGAGCAGTATGCCGACGATCGCCATCGAAAGTCCCAGCATCTCGCGTCCGGTCAACACATGGCCGAAGACGAAGACGGAGACCAGCGTGATGATCGCAACGCCCGAACCTTCCCAGATCGCATAGGCGACGCCGACGGAGATCGTCTTCACGGCCTTGGCCAGGAACACGTATGAAAGCGCGATCGACACATACATGACGATGTGGCCGAGATAGGAGCCGCTCGAGGAGGCGGCCTTCATCACCGTCAGGCCAACCACTTCGGTCGCGATGGCGAGCGCGAGGAAAAACCATGCAAGGCGCATGCGGAACCTTCAAAAGAGAATTTGGAACGACCGCCTCTTAAGCGCTACGCGTGACGCGGTAAAGACGCGCCATGCGTGTTCCTATTCGAAGACGATCTGCCGGACGTCGATGTTGCGGGCGCGAAAGCCGGCTTCGCAGTAGTAGAAATAGAACTCCCAGAGCCGCTTGAAGCGCAGGTCGAAGCCGAGCGGCTCGATCCGGTTCCAGACCGACCAGAAGCGCTCGCGCCATTCGCCGAGTGTCCGGGCGTAGTCGATCCCGAAGCCGAAATCGTTGATCATGCGCAGGCCGACATGGCGGCCAAGCTCGATGAGATGTTCGCGCGTCGGTAGCATTCCGCCCGGGAAAACGTACTTCTGGATGAAGTCCGGATTGGAGCGGTACTCCTCGTAGGCTTCGGGTTTGATGGTGATGATCTGCAGGCCGGCCTTGCCACCGGGCTTCAGGCATCGCTTGAGCTGCGAGAAATAGGTCGCCCAGAATTTTTCACCGACCGCCTCGAACATTTCGATCGAGACGATGCGGTCGTAGGTGCCCTTTTCCTCGCGGTAATCCTGGAATTTCAGTTCGACCCGGTCGGCAAGGCCGGCACGGTGGATGCGTTCGCGGGCGAAGGCCAGTTGCTCGCGGCTGATCGTCAACCCGGTCACCTTGCAGCCGATCTCGCTCGCCGCAAACTCCGCAAAGCCTCCCCAGCCGCAGCCGATCTCCAGCACGTGGTCGCCGGCGCGCAGATTGGTGGCTTCTGCGAGTGCCCGATATTTGGCCGCCTGCGCAGAGCGAAGATCGTTGGCGCCGGTAGCGTAGAGCGCGGACGAATAGGTCATGCTCGGGTCCAGCCATTCGCTGTAGAAGGCGTTGCCGAGGTCGTAGTGAGCGGAGATGTTGCGGCGTGCACCGGACTTCGTATTGGCGTTGCGCCAATGCAGGAATTTTTCGGCAATGTGGAGCAGGCCGCTCGCCCGGTTCGGGAAGTGTTTGCCGATCTCGGCATTGACGAGAAAGAGTTCGAGAAAAGCACCGACATCGGGACTGTCCCAATCGCCGTCGATGTAGCTTTCGGCAACTCCGATCGTGCCGCCCGTCACGGCGCGTTTCGGCAGGTTCCAGTTGTTCAAGGTGAGGATCGCGCTTGGGCCCGCTCTCTTGCCCCTGATCACCAGTTTGCGGCCATCCGGGACCGTGAGCATCAATGTCCCGGCCTGAAGATGCACGAGCGCGCTGAGCACCATGCGTGCCTTCAATGGGAAATCCCCAAGGACCATCGAGAGATTCTCGGCGGAAAGCTCCTGTGCGCCGTTGAACGCGGCGAGACTTGCTTCCAGCTCACGCATACACCACCCCCTCAGCTGTTGCATCCGTAACGTGAGCCTAGCTGCAATCGCCCGTGACGCCAACCGTGGATTTCTACCGGGGACCTGTATCCGTTATGGTTCTCTCGGCGCGCTTGTAATCTCGCGGAACGCCGCAAGCGCCCGATCCCGCGCCATGGCGTGGTCGACCATCGGCTTTGGATAGGTGGCGCCGAGTTCGACGCCGGCGGCCGAAAGCACAGCAGCCGGAGCCGCAAAAGGGCGATGGATGTAGCGTGGCTCCAGCCGATCAAGTTCCGGGACGAAGCGCTTTACATAGGCTCCGTCCGGGTCGAATTTTTCACCCTGGAGTACGGGATTGAAAATCCGGAAGAACGGCGCTGCATCCGCACCGGATCCTGCGACCCATTGCCAGCTTGCGGCATTGTTGGCCGGATCCGCATCCACGAGGGTGTCGCGAAACCACTGCTCGCCTTTCCGCCAGTCGATCAGCAGGTCCTTGATGAGGAAGGAGGCGGCAATCATGCGCACGCGATTGTGCATGTAGCCATGCCGCCAGAGCTGGCGCATGCCGGCGTCGACGATCGGGAAACCGGTCAGGCCCTTGGTCCAGCGCGAAAAATCGCTTTCCTGGTCCAGCCAGCGGAAACGATCGAACCGGCGATCGAGATTGCGACGCGGGAGCTCGGGATAATGAAACAAAAGATGGTAGGAGAATTCGCGCCAGGCGATCTCCTTGCGAAAGGTGGCAACGCCTTCACCGCCATCGGTCTGCATGCCCTGCGTCGCGTGCCAGATCTGCGCTGGCGAGATTTCTCCGAAGGCGAGGTGAGGAGAGAGCAGGGATGTGCCGTCTGCGTCTGGACGATCCCGGCGCACCTTGTAATCTGCAACCTTCTCGCCGAAAAACTCGTCGAGGCGGGCGGTCGCGCCTGGTTCCCCCGGCGTCCATATCTCGCTGAACGTCGCCGCCCAGTTCGGTTTCGTTGGCAGAAGCGACCACGCATCAAGCAGTTCTGACGGGGGCCATGTTTCCGGCGCCGCGATCTTTTGCGGCTCGTCGATCGGTGGAGCCGGCTCAGCCTTCGATTCGAGCGCGCGCCAAAACGGCGTGAACACCCGGTAGGGGCCGCCGGTCGTCGTCAGCAATCGCATGGGTTCGTGCAGCAATTGCCCGGCAAAACTCTCGGCCGCGATGCCCTGCGCCGCGAGTGCCTTCTTCAGGGCCGTATCAGTGGTGATGCCACACGGGTCGTAGCGGCGATTCCAATGGACGCGTGTCGCCCCGGTTAGGCGTGCCACCTCGCTGAGGACGTCCAACGGTTCGCCGAAGCGCAGAACGAGTTGCGAGCCGAGCCGGCCCAGTCGAGCCTTCAACGCTTCCAGCGAATGGTGCAGCCACCATTGCTGCGCGGCCCCAAGCGGACCGTTGCCGCTTTCGTCCGGTTCCCGGATGTAGAGCGGAATGACGGGAGCTTCACCGGCCGCGGCTGCAAGAGCCCTGTTGTCGCCAAGGCGCAGGTCCTTGCGGAACCAGACGATGATGGGCGCCGCCTTTGTCATGGGTACCGTCTTGGATTGGGATTGAGCATCGGGGAAACATAGGTGCAAAAAGAAAAAGAGCCATTCGCATCTTCTGCAAATGGCTCTTTTCGAATTTGGCTCCCCGGGCCGGATTCGAACCGGCGACCTGTCGATTAACAGTCGAATGCTCTACCGCTGAGCTACCAGGGATCATCCGCGCCGCTGTTTCGCTGTGCGCTTCAGAAGTGAGGCTGCTAATACGCATGCTTTTCTGATTTGCCAAGCGGTTTTTTCAAAAAAAATGACAAGTTCGGTTGCGAGGCTGTGGAGAAGTCCCCAATTGTGGGAAAAGATGCCGGATAGGGAATGATGAACAAAAACAGGAAGCAGACGCATTTCGGGATTGATCCGCAGACGCGTCAGATCGTGCTGGGCAAATGGCGCCTCACGCTGCCGGAATCGCCACTGCTGCGTATCCTGCTCGGCTCGCTCCTGGTGTTCTGCGGTTTTCTCGGCTTTCTGCCGGTGCTCGGCTTCTGGATGATACCGCTGGGCCTGATCGTCCTTTCGCACGATATCCCATCCGTCCGCCGTCGCCGGCGACGTCTGGCGGTCTGGTGGGCACGCTGGCGTGGACGAGCCAATTCTTCGAACGGCTCGTGAACCCTTCGAGCCTTCGCAGACTTATCGGCGAACGGATGCGGTGCGTATGCCTCCAGCGCTTCTTTGCCGATTGATTCCCTGCGAACCAGCAGAACCCCCTGTTGAGGGAGGTTGCCGAAAACTTTTCGGCAACCGATCGAACGCATAATGCGGCTACGAATCAGGATGGGGACGCATGGCCAAAGCCACTACGAAACGTCGAAGCCGGAATTCCGGTCGGAGCAGGGGCAAACAAGGCGGTATGGCGCCCTGGTATCTGGTCGCCGCACTCACTGTCGGCGGTGTGGTTGCCTACGATCATCGCGCCGAACTGAACCATTGGCCGGTGGTCTCGGACGTGGTGGCATTCACGTCCCGTCACGAATCGAAGCCGAAGCCCGTTCGCGTGGCGCAGAAAGTGGATGAGCGTCCCGCGCAGCAAGCGGAGAAGCAGAGGCCGAATCCGGCAACAAGAGTTGCCCTTGCCGCTCCGGTGCCGTCCGTCGACGTCGGCGCCAATGCGCCGACACCCGTGGTGCGCCCCAGCGAGGAAGTGAAGACGGCATCCATTCGCACGGATCAGTTTTATTTCTGCGGGATTCGCAACGACAACTGCGTGATCGACGGCGCCACCTTCCTGTACCACGGCGAAACGATCCGCGTGGCAGACGTCGATGCACCGCGGATTCGCCAGGCAAGCTGCGACAAGGAGCGTTCGCGTGGCTTCTACGCCAAGCAGCGCCTGCGCGAGTTGCTGAACGCGGGCGACTTCAAGCTGGAATCGGCGACCAGTCGTCAGGATGCCAGGGCCGGTGAAAAGCTGCGGCTGGTTATCCGCGGCGACCAGTCGATCGGGCGCGTGCTCGCCTCCGAGGGCCTCGTGCGGCCGTGGACAGGACGCGCAACGCCCTGGTGCTAATGTCGAAATTGCAGAAACCCGATGCCTTCAACGGAAGGCATTGCTGCTGCACTCTTTAATAGTGTGGAGATTTTTGGAGGCCTCGCCCGGAATTGAACCGGGGTACAAGGATTTGCAGTCCTCTGCGTCACCACTCCGCCACGAGGCCTCACGGCTCGGATAACCGAGCGTTGGCGCGGATTTAGAATGATTGCAGAAAATCCGCAAGAGGCATTTTCCGAAAAACACAATGCGATTTTGTAGTTTGAGGACTTTCCACAGGCAGAAGGTTTGGCAACGTCGACCGCTCGGGAAGAGCAAGTAGCGATGCTCCAGGCGGAGGGGGATGCGACTGCTTTCATCTGCTTACTTCGGGTTGCGACGCCCTGGAGGTGTTCGCCCAGGCGTGCCACACGCCCGCGCAAGCCACGTCCATTAGCTATCCGTTGGATCCTGTCGCTTCGGTGAAATCGGTAGAGGGGGAACGATGACTCCGCTGACATCAGCCGCATCGGTAGCGTCCGTCATCATCAAAACGGAGGCAATGGCATATATGAAGACGAGCTTTGTTCTGACGGCCTTGGCCCTCTTTGCTGCGACCACATTCGAGGCGCAGGCAGAGGACCTGGTTTTCAAGCTGAAGAACAACACCAGCGCAGTGCTGACGAATTTCTACACGTCGCCTGTAGGCGTCAATGAGTGGGAAGACGATGTTTTCGGCCGGCAGGTGCTGAACCCCGGGGAAGACATGGAGATCACCATCGCCGACGGCCGGGACGTCTGCAAGTACGACATGCGCTTCGAGTTCGAAGAAGGTTCCAACCTCGATACCACCGAAGACATGCAGGACCTCTGCGAACTCGGCGAATACACCATCCACGAATGAGAGGCGCGCCTTCAGGTCGCCTTAGATAAACAGAGCCTCGCCACCGCATGCGGTGGCGAGGCTCTGTCGAATGCCAAGTTTACCTCGGAATCAGTGGTAGCGGCGGATCAGCCCGACGAGCTTACCCTGGATCTTCACCCGATCGGGCCCGAAAATCCTTGTCTCGTAGGCAGGGTTGGCGGCTTCGAGCGCGATCGATGCGCCCTTGCGCCGGAAGCGCTTCAGCGTCGCTTCCTCATCATCCACGAGTGCCACGATGATATCGCCGGGATTGGCCGTATTGCCATTGCGGATGATCACGGTGTCACCGTCGAAGATGCCGGCCTCGATCATCGAGTCGCCCTTGACTTCAAGCGCGTAGTGTTCGCCGTTGCCGATCATGTCGAGCGGAACGGTAATGTCATGCGTGTTGTTCTGGATGGCAGAGATCGGCACACCGGCAGCGATGCGGCCCATGACCGGCACGGAAACCGATGTGTTGTCAGCCACTGGCGCGGGCTTTGGCGGTGCGGCGGGAGCTGCTGCCGGCGGCTTGCCGAGGCTGCCCTCGATCACGCTGGGCGAGAAGCCGCGACGGGGCTGCTGCTGGCTGGATGCATAGGCTTCCGGTAGCTTGATGACTTCGAGCGCGCGGGCTCGGTTCGGCAGACGGCGAATGAACCCACGTTCTTCGAGCGCCGTGATCAGGCGGTGAATGCCGGACTTCGACGCCAGGTCGAGCGCATCCTTCATTTCGTCGAATGACGGCGGGACGCCCGACTCCTTCATGCGTTCGTGAATGAACAGAAGCAATTCCTGTTGCTTGCGGGTCAGCATGGCACGTCGCTCCAGAGGCGTGAAACAAATCAAGAACAGACACTATCTGTTCCATATGTGTTCCGCAAGTGCCTAAAATTCCGTGAATTCAGACAATTGGCGCGTCTGTGGGTCTCGATCGGTCACTTTTACGGGAGCAAGGCGGGGTTCGAGCGACGATCGCGCCCAGACAGACGGCGGCTGCCTGGCGCATCGCACGAAGGCGCGACGATTCGAAAGAATCGCGGGCGTTTTCCTTCCGCCAGCCTAGGCCGGCTGCGTGGCGGCGCAGGCGTCTTCGAATTCCTTCACCGTCTCTGCGCTGTTGTCCTCGGGCAGAACGGCATCTGCCGCATCGGTCGCCACCGGCGTGTCGCCATCATAGACGAACGACTGGATGTAGAACGCGATGGCACCCTTCCACACCTTTCGTCCGTCAATCTGATGGCACGGCACGGCACTCTCGAAATCGGTCTGAAGTTCGTCGACCGTCGCGGCGCTGAGCTTGACGTCAGGCATATTGGGCGATGCGACTATCGAAGCGAGAAGCAGGGCGGCAAGCACGGTGATCGTCCACTTTGATGCAAGGGTGGGACTACGGGGCGGTTAACGATGTGAACCGCGCTTTCGTTCCGAAGTCCAGCAAGCTTGGCGATCACTGTCACGTGTTCAACAGCCCTTTGAGTGCAGGCTGTGGCCGTTTTGCGTCAGGAGCACGCAGTGGCGGGCCGTCGATCTTCGAGCGTGGTGTTATCCTGTGCCTGGGGCTCTATCCCAGGGGTTCCGACTCGCCGCTCTACATGAGCTTTGCCAGCGACGACTGGAAGTCCCTGGAGGTCGGCAAGGAGTATGACCGGACGTTCCGCTTCGACAAGAGCGATCCCTGGAGTGCGGCGGCGACCGCCGCCGGCGACGAGAGCGGCAAATTCCTGTTCGTGAATGTCACCGATCCGGAATTCCTCACGGGGTTCGTTCGCAAGAGGGCGTTGGCGATCGCCTTCGACGAACGCGTTGTCGCAAACCTCAGCCTCCGCGGTACCGGTCCGGCGGCGGAAGAGCTCATGAAATGCCAGCGGGCCGTGGATGAGATCATCGCCGATGAGGACCGCAAGTCCAAGGAGAAGAAGGCCGATCCGTTCAACGCGCCGAGCGAGAAGCGCTCGGCGCGCGATCCGTTCAGCCTCTGACATGCGGTCTCAGTGAAGGTCCGGAGAGCGCTGGTGGTCATCTGCCCGAGACGAACCAGACGGCGCTGAGCTTGCCGAAGTGTTGCCATTGAAGCGAAGCGCGGCCAGGTGGGTGGTCTATCGAGCGCGCTGTACTTCTTGGGAAAATGGCGGACAGGGTGGGATTCGAACCCACGGTACGGTTTCCCGTACGCTGGTTTTCAAGACCAGAGCCTTAAACCACTCGGCCACCTGTCCTTGCCTGAAGTCGCAGTCAACTGCTTACCGGGCACGGCGTTATTGCGCGAAGCCCTGTCGCTTTGCAAGATTTAACATGCGTCACTTAGAGATTTTCTCGATGGCCCTACAGAAAGGCGTAGGCCTGTCTCGTTGGTAATCATCTGTAAACCATAACGCATGAAATCCGGCGCTGATCTGTGGATGAGTTCGCATTTTCGCCTTGTTGCTGTCATGTTTAATCGACTGTTCCGTTTCGGGACGCCGAGATTTCCGCTGGGGGCACGAGTGGAAGGTTTCGAGTACGGCTTATTCGATCGATGTTGTGGGACAGATGACATCCAGTAAAAATGCGGCATATCTGGTCAAGGGACTGCGCCTTGCGGCGATTCCAGCGCTGTGCGTAACGCTCGCGGCGTGCGGATCCACATCGAGCATCAAGAAGTCCAAGCCGCGGAGCAAGGAATACTTCGCCGAATCCGTTTACGGCGTGAAGGCGAGCCCGCGCGTAGCGACTGGCAACAATATCCCCAAGGGCGGTGGACGCTACCAGGTTGGCAAGGCCTATCAGGTCAAGGGCAAGTGGTACCAGCCAAAGGAAGACTTCGGCTACAACAAGACGGGTGTCGCATCCTGGTACGGCTCGGCGTTTCACGGCCGCCTGACCGCCAATGGCGAAGTCTATGACAAGGCGCATCTGTCGGCGGCGCACCCCACGTTTCCGCTGCCGAGCTATGCGCGCGTCACCAACATGGAAAACGGCACGTCGGTCATCGTTCGCGTCAACGATCGCGGTCCTTATGAATACGGCCGCATCATAGACGTCTCCTCGAAGACGGCTGACATGCTCGACATCAAGGGCAAGGGCAGCGCGCAGGTGCGCGTGCAGTATGTCGGCCGCGCGCCGCTCGAAGGCAACGACATGCCCTATCTGATGGCATCCTATGTCCAGAAGGGTCAACGTGGCCCGAGCGTGATGCCGGAGGGCCAGATCGCGACCGGCGTGATGGTCGCCTCGAACGAGCCGTTCCGCAGTCAGAGCCTCGGCACGATCACCGTCCCGGCAAAGGCATCGCTCGACGTCGGCGAACCGGTGACAGCGCTCGCAGCTCCCGTGCCGCAGTTCGCTCAACCGCAGTCGCTGAACGAGTTCGTGATGCTGCCGGAAATCGGCCCGATCCCGCGCGAGCGGCCGGAATACATCCCGATGCCGGATGGCAACATGGCCTATGCTGCAGCTTACGTCGAAGTCCGCGTCAGCGACGCCGAATCGCCGTTCGAAGCGATCATGGTCGACCGGAAGCAGCTTACCCCCCAAGTGATCGTCGATTACGCCAAGCGCCAGAAAGCAAGCGGTTCTGCCCGCTAACGTCAGGCGGCGTTGTGCCAAAATGACCACACTGCTATGCCCGAGGGGAAACCGGAGTTTCCCATGCGCATGAAGATGTTTTCGGCGGTGTATTTCGGCGCTGCGTTGTTTGCAGGCGCCGTATTCGCGCAGACACCGGCGCCTGCCTTCGATACCAAGGCAAAGCAGATCATGCTGGTCGATGCCGAAACCGGCACCGTGCTTTTCTCGCGTGCCGAAAACCAGCCGATCCCGCCCGCGTCGCTCGCCAAGCTGATGACGATGGAGGTCGTGGCCGAAGCACTCGGCAAGGGCGAGCTTTCCGCCGAAACCACCTTTGAAGTATCCGAGCACGCCTGGCGCACCGGCGGTGCCCCCGCCGGCACCTCGACGATGTTTGCCGTATTGAAATCCCGCGTGCGCGTTGCCGACCTGTTGCAGGGCGTGGCGGTGCAGCTTGCCAATGATGCCTGCATCATTCTTGCCGAGGGTATGACCGGCAACGAGAGCGCTTTTGCGGAGCGGATGACGGCGCGCGCGCGCGAGCTTGGCATGCCGATCGCGACGTTCCGCAATGCCACCGGGCTTCCGGACCCCGGCAACCAGATCACGATGAGTGAACTGGTAACGCTCATCCGGCACCTCCACGAGGCGCATCCGGATCTCTACCGGCTCTACTCGCAGCCGGAGTTCGAATGGAACAAGATCCTGCAACGCAACAAGAACCCGCTGATCTCGGCCAACATCGGCGTGGACGGCCTGGCGACCGGTTTTGCCGAAGGCTTCGGTTTCTCGCTCGCCGCGTCTCTGCAGCGCGGTGACCGGCGGGTCTATCTCGCCATGGGCGGTCTCGAAACCGACAAGGAGCGCATCGAGGAGAGCCGCAAGGTGCTCGATTGGGCAATGACCGCCTTCGAGAAGAAGCGGATTTTTGCCGATGGCGAAGCGATCGGCGAGGCGGCCGTCTATGGTGGCGATGCCTCCCACGTGGCCCTGGTTGCCGGCGGCCCGGTTGACGTGCTTTTGCCGGTCGACAATCCGGAACGGCTGACGGCGCGCATCGTCTACAAGTGGCCCTTGCGGGCGCCGGTCACGGCCGGCACCGAGGTCGGAGTCGTCAAATTGTGGAACGGCGAGAAGCTGCTGCGCGAAGTGCCGGTCAAGACCGCCAGCGCCGTCGGGCAGGGCACGTTGACCAGTCGCGCTCTCGATGCGCTGCAGGAACTGCTGTTCTTCTGGATATAGTCGCTGCTGGCTGCTCCGAAGGCAGTTCCCGCCAAATCGTCGCCACCTGACGGTTTCACACCGCGGACCAATCGGCTAAACAGAGCCAGAACGGAACGAGGAAAAATGTGCGCGGTTTTCCGCTCG is a window from the Ensifer adhaerens genome containing:
- a CDS encoding SMR family transporter; protein product: MRLAWFFLALAIATEVVGLTVMKAASSSGSYLGHIVMYVSIALSYVFLAKAVKTISVGVAYAIWEGSGVAIITLVSVFVFGHVLTGREMLGLSMAIVGILLVNAGERHDEDEATAEGAANERA
- a CDS encoding cryptochrome/photolyase family protein, with product MTKAAPIIVWFRKDLRLGDNRALAAAAGEAPVIPLYIREPDESGNGPLGAAQQWWLHHSLEALKARLGRLGSQLVLRFGEPLDVLSEVARLTGATRVHWNRRYDPCGITTDTALKKALAAQGIAAESFAGQLLHEPMRLLTTTGGPYRVFTPFWRALESKAEPAPPIDEPQKIAAPETWPPSELLDAWSLLPTKPNWAATFSEIWTPGEPGATARLDEFFGEKVADYKVRRDRPDADGTSLLSPHLAFGEISPAQIWHATQGMQTDGGEGVATFRKEIAWREFSYHLLFHYPELPRRNLDRRFDRFRWLDQESDFSRWTKGLTGFPIVDAGMRQLWRHGYMHNRVRMIAASFLIKDLLIDWRKGEQWFRDTLVDADPANNAASWQWVAGSGADAAPFFRIFNPVLQGEKFDPDGAYVKRFVPELDRLEPRYIHRPFAAPAAVLSAAGVELGATYPKPMVDHAMARDRALAAFREITSAPREP
- a CDS encoding thermonuclease family protein, which codes for MAPWYLVAALTVGGVVAYDHRAELNHWPVVSDVVAFTSRHESKPKPVRVAQKVDERPAQQAEKQRPNPATRVALAAPVPSVDVGANAPTPVVRPSEEVKTASIRTDQFYFCGIRNDNCVIDGATFLYHGETIRVADVDAPRIRQASCDKERSRGFYAKQRLRELLNAGDFKLESATSRQDARAGEKLRLVIRGDQSIGRVLASEGLVRPWTGRATPWC
- a CDS encoding septal ring lytic transglycosylase RlpA family protein, with product MTSSKNAAYLVKGLRLAAIPALCVTLAACGSTSSIKKSKPRSKEYFAESVYGVKASPRVATGNNIPKGGGRYQVGKAYQVKGKWYQPKEDFGYNKTGVASWYGSAFHGRLTANGEVYDKAHLSAAHPTFPLPSYARVTNMENGTSVIVRVNDRGPYEYGRIIDVSSKTADMLDIKGKGSAQVRVQYVGRAPLEGNDMPYLMASYVQKGQRGPSVMPEGQIATGVMVASNEPFRSQSLGTITVPAKASLDVGEPVTALAAPVPQFAQPQSLNEFVMLPEIGPIPRERPEYIPMPDGNMAYAAAYVEVRVSDAESPFEAIMVDRKQLTPQVIVDYAKRQKASGSAR
- a CDS encoding SAM-dependent methyltransferase, with product MRELEASLAAFNGAQELSAENLSMVLGDFPLKARMVLSALVHLQAGTLMLTVPDGRKLVIRGKRAGPSAILTLNNWNLPKRAVTGGTIGVAESYIDGDWDSPDVGAFLELFLVNAEIGKHFPNRASGLLHIAEKFLHWRNANTKSGARRNISAHYDLGNAFYSEWLDPSMTYSSALYATGANDLRSAQAAKYRALAEATNLRAGDHVLEIGCGWGGFAEFAASEIGCKVTGLTISREQLAFARERIHRAGLADRVELKFQDYREEKGTYDRIVSIEMFEAVGEKFWATYFSQLKRCLKPGGKAGLQIITIKPEAYEEYRSNPDFIQKYVFPGGMLPTREHLIELGRHVGLRMINDFGFGIDYARTLGEWRERFWSVWNRIEPLGFDLRFKRLWEFYFYYCEAGFRARNIDVRQIVFE
- a CDS encoding SDR family NAD(P)-dependent oxidoreductase, which gives rise to MSIQSVKSEQKLAWVTGASAGIGRALALKLVREGYSVVVTARSHEKLVDLQHEAAGEGRITVLDGDVTDPKDMERVLAAIEYDHGHLSLVILNAGVAVPVRGDDLHREAFEKSFAVNLNGVVNCLLPAVAHMKAQGFGHIAIVSSVAGYGGLPTSAAYGASKAALINMAESLKFDLDRIGIRLQIICPGFVDTPGTARIRFPRPALVSSEQAADRIVAGLKSRRFEITFPRYFTYAVKLMRLLPYSLYFALVRRLTGVVAEAREAKKHAGSSERRRQAV
- a CDS encoding cysteine synthase A; the encoded protein is MAILPSVLEAIGNTPLIRLKAVSEATGCDILGKAEFLNPGQSVKDRAAISIIRHAERSGQLRPGGVIVEGTAGNTGIGLALVGQALGYRTVIVIPETQSQEKKDALRLLGAELVEVPAVPYKNPNNYVKISGRLAEQLAKTEPNGAIWANQFDNVANRDAHVETTAPEIWRDTDGKVDGFICAVGSGGTLAGVAQGLKAKNPAIKIGLADPQGAALYSYYTSGELKAEGSSITEGIGQGRITANLEGFTPDFSYQIPDSEAVPYVFDLIEREGICVGGSTGINIAGAVRLARELGPGHTIVTILCDYGNRYQSKLFNPDFLTSKGLPVPTWLKASSHIAVPYESVG
- the lexA gene encoding transcriptional repressor LexA, which gives rise to MLTRKQQELLLFIHERMKESGVPPSFDEMKDALDLASKSGIHRLITALEERGFIRRLPNRARALEVIKLPEAYASSQQQPRRGFSPSVIEGSLGKPPAAAPAAPPKPAPVADNTSVSVPVMGRIAAGVPISAIQNNTHDITVPLDMIGNGEHYALEVKGDSMIEAGIFDGDTVIIRNGNTANPGDIIVALVDDEEATLKRFRRKGASIALEAANPAYETRIFGPDRVKIQGKLVGLIRRYH
- a CDS encoding SMR family transporter, which gives rise to MSAPSIYFALAVMAGILDVAANLASTKSEGFARRGWGALSILLVLAAFALLAEAIKGMELAIAYAVLGATGIFGTAICGRLLFGQKLKPVGWLGLGLIFGAVLVLHTA